In Paralcaligenes sp. KSB-10, the following are encoded in one genomic region:
- a CDS encoding aminodeoxychorismate synthase component I, which yields MLCRFEDRLSGQAIELAGFCERITARSAASLHMAFERIAAARQKGYWVALLLDYELGEWLEPSLSPSLSTQAGPPAGEDCDKPRLTALVYRQARHEPVWGKPGQDLAGLDIRPLTARAHYLDSIRILQTGIRRGELYQANYTFPIEVKTSAAPRAVYQSIAARHPAAHAAYIEDGSRIILSFSPELFVAGKGATLTVRPMKGTAPRHADPVLDRHAAQELLQSEKNRAENLMIVDLLRNDLGRIATPGSVKVEALFSLEGYPSVWTLTSTITAQAPGRSLEELLRALFPCGSITGAPKIAAMKKIKELENTPRGIYCGSLGWLAPDGDFSLNVAIRTIEINDAGAGTFGVGGGIVHDSEPELEWEECLWKARVLQIGAPGGAIADSTLRSGIETAAEPDARGCQAALLANAQPRSSLPTRQ from the coding sequence ATGCTTTGCCGTTTTGAAGACCGCCTGTCGGGGCAGGCAATTGAACTGGCGGGCTTCTGTGAACGCATCACCGCCCGCTCGGCAGCCAGCCTGCATATGGCCTTCGAACGCATTGCGGCGGCCCGGCAAAAGGGATATTGGGTGGCCCTGCTGCTGGATTACGAACTGGGAGAGTGGCTGGAGCCAAGCTTGTCGCCAAGCCTTTCAACCCAGGCCGGCCCGCCAGCGGGCGAAGATTGCGACAAGCCGCGCCTGACCGCGCTGGTCTACCGGCAAGCCAGACACGAGCCTGTATGGGGCAAGCCCGGCCAAGACTTGGCCGGGCTTGATATCCGCCCCCTGACCGCCAGGGCACACTATCTGGATAGCATACGCATCCTGCAAACCGGCATACGGCGCGGCGAGCTTTATCAGGCCAACTACACCTTTCCGATAGAAGTCAAAACCTCTGCTGCACCGCGCGCGGTGTACCAAAGCATTGCCGCCCGGCACCCGGCCGCGCATGCCGCCTACATCGAAGACGGTTCGCGCATCATCCTGTCGTTTTCGCCCGAACTGTTCGTGGCCGGCAAGGGCGCAACCCTGACAGTACGCCCCATGAAAGGGACCGCACCACGCCATGCCGATCCTGTCCTGGATAGGCACGCGGCGCAGGAACTGCTGCAAAGCGAAAAGAATCGCGCCGAAAACCTGATGATCGTCGACCTGTTGAGAAACGACCTGGGGCGGATCGCCACGCCGGGCTCGGTCAAGGTGGAAGCACTTTTTTCCCTTGAAGGCTATCCCTCGGTCTGGACTCTCACCTCGACCATTACCGCGCAGGCCCCTGGAAGAAGCCTGGAAGAACTGCTTCGCGCCCTCTTTCCCTGCGGGTCCATTACCGGCGCTCCAAAAATCGCCGCCATGAAAAAAATAAAAGAGCTCGAAAACACGCCTCGCGGAATTTACTGCGGCAGCCTGGGCTGGCTCGCGCCGGATGGCGATTTTTCCCTGAATGTCGCCATCCGCACCATCGAGATCAATGATGCGGGCGCCGGTACGTTTGGCGTGGGCGGCGGTATCGTCCACGATTCAGAACCCGAGCTCGAATGGGAAGAATGCCTCTGGAAAGCGCGAGTGCTGCAAATCGGCGCACCAGGTGGCGCCATCGCCGACTCGACGTTGCGCAGTGGAATCGAGACCGCCGCAGAGCCAGACGCACGCGGCTGCCAGGCGGCTTTATTGGCCAACGCGCAGCCGCGATCCAGCTTGCCGACCCGCCAATGA
- a CDS encoding aminotransferase class IV: protein MTASSVQLIETMRVEPGRIIPLLSGHSRRLRASCAALGHAWPGEPLFQAIGHHVAGLDAAHSYRLRLLLDPNGHYSLESTVLAITLPPVRLHLSPMALEADAFWLQHKTTHRPWYAGAQDWLAQYPQFFDVVFCNRNDEVCEGSRSNLYIQNAAGAWLTPPLACGLLPGVQRQALLDDGLVREARITRRDLLAAKAIRISNALRGWLDATL from the coding sequence ATGACCGCGTCCTCCGTCCAGCTTATTGAAACCATGCGCGTTGAGCCCGGGCGCATCATCCCCTTGTTGTCCGGGCATAGCCGGCGCCTGCGGGCATCTTGCGCGGCCCTGGGTCACGCCTGGCCCGGCGAGCCGCTGTTCCAGGCCATAGGACATCATGTGGCGGGGCTCGATGCCGCTCACAGCTACCGTTTGCGCCTGCTGCTGGACCCGAACGGGCATTATTCGCTGGAATCGACCGTTTTGGCCATTACACTCCCGCCGGTTCGGCTGCATCTCAGCCCGATGGCCCTGGAGGCCGACGCATTCTGGCTGCAACACAAAACCACGCACCGCCCCTGGTACGCCGGCGCCCAGGACTGGCTGGCGCAATACCCGCAGTTTTTCGATGTGGTGTTTTGCAACCGGAATGATGAAGTCTGCGAAGGCAGCCGCAGCAATCTGTACATTCAGAATGCCGCGGGCGCCTGGCTGACGCCGCCGCTGGCGTGCGGGCTGTTGCCCGGAGTGCAGCGTCAGGCGCTACTCGATGACGGCCTTGTCCGGGAGGCCAGGATCACCCGTCGCGACTTGCTTGCTGCCAAGGCGATCCGCATCTCCAACGCACTGCGCGGCTGGCTGGACGCGACGCTGTAA
- a CDS encoding ThiF family adenylyltransferase, whose protein sequence is MSETSFIDTDRRFGGLERLYGRPAQERLAGTHIAVAGIGGVGSWCVEALARSGVGALTLIDLDHIAESNINRQLHALTETLGVSKIEAMARRVYGINPGCRVNLVDDFVTPENVHGVLPQDLSLLVDCTDQASAKIAMILEARTRRMPIVVCGGAGGKTNPLSLRASDLAQSLNDALLSKLRNSLRRQHGYPKASDQAGKPRKRVPKMGIRTLWFDQAARLPDAWQDRERSVAAENAPALTAGMPSGSEVSGQGLQGLSCAGYGSLVTVTAAMGLAAASEAMHYVIEGRFPA, encoded by the coding sequence ATGTCCGAAACTTCTTTTATCGACACAGACCGCCGCTTTGGCGGCCTTGAACGACTGTACGGCCGGCCTGCGCAAGAGAGGCTGGCGGGCACGCATATTGCCGTGGCCGGGATCGGTGGAGTTGGGTCCTGGTGCGTCGAGGCGCTGGCGCGCTCGGGTGTGGGGGCACTGACTCTGATCGACCTGGACCATATCGCCGAATCGAATATCAATCGCCAGTTGCATGCCTTGACCGAAACCCTGGGGGTATCCAAGATCGAGGCCATGGCGCGCCGCGTATACGGGATCAATCCGGGATGTCGCGTGAATCTGGTGGACGATTTCGTGACCCCGGAGAACGTGCATGGAGTCTTGCCGCAGGATCTGAGCCTGTTGGTCGACTGCACCGATCAAGCCAGTGCCAAGATCGCCATGATTCTCGAAGCCCGGACCCGGCGCATGCCGATTGTGGTGTGCGGCGGGGCGGGAGGCAAGACCAATCCACTGAGTTTGCGCGCGAGCGACCTGGCGCAATCCCTGAACGATGCCCTGTTGTCCAAGCTGCGCAACAGCCTGCGGCGCCAGCATGGCTATCCCAAGGCGTCGGATCAGGCGGGCAAACCGCGCAAGCGAGTGCCGAAAATGGGTATCAGGACTCTATGGTTCGATCAGGCCGCGCGCTTGCCCGACGCATGGCAGGACCGGGAGCGGAGTGTGGCGGCAGAAAACGCGCCGGCGTTGACTGCCGGTATGCCCTCAGGCTCCGAGGTATCTGGACAAGGGCTGCAGGGTTTGTCGTGCGCCGGTTATGGCTCCCTGGTAACCGTGACGGCTGCCATGGGTCTGGCCGCGGCCAGCGAGGCCATGCACTATGTGATCGAGGGACGCTTTCCGGCGTGA
- a CDS encoding gamma-glutamylcyclotransferase has translation MNSPAVLNPAPVRRSFRLLTDAERQASLDHSLSHWAPSQDIWVFGYGSLVWRPEFDFIERRLALLNGYHRALCLWSRVNRGTPEQPGLVFGLDKGGSCKGMAFRIAANTVPATLKELWKREMPSGAYIPKWLNCRTRQGTIQALAFTMDRATDAYVTNLSKDQLIAIVQRAHGHYGPCTEYVLETAQALRLAGIRDKKLEAVALHLQSSVARNG, from the coding sequence GTGAATAGTCCAGCCGTTCTCAATCCCGCTCCTGTACGCAGAAGCTTCCGCCTGCTTACCGACGCCGAGCGCCAGGCCTCGCTGGACCATAGCCTGAGTCATTGGGCGCCCAGCCAGGACATCTGGGTATTCGGCTACGGCTCGCTGGTCTGGCGCCCCGAATTCGACTTTATCGAACGCCGCCTGGCTCTTCTCAATGGCTATCATCGTGCTTTATGCCTATGGTCGCGGGTCAACCGCGGCACGCCCGAGCAGCCGGGGCTGGTGTTCGGCCTGGACAAGGGCGGATCCTGCAAAGGCATGGCATTCCGGATCGCCGCAAACACCGTTCCGGCCACGCTGAAGGAACTCTGGAAGCGAGAAATGCCCAGCGGGGCCTATATTCCGAAATGGCTCAACTGCCGTACCCGGCAAGGCACCATCCAGGCCCTGGCCTTTACCATGGATCGCGCCACCGATGCCTACGTCACCAATCTGTCCAAAGACCAGCTTATCGCCATCGTGCAAAGGGCACACGGGCATTACGGTCCCTGCACCGAATATGTGCTTGAAACAGCGCAAGCACTCAGGCTTGCGGGCATTCGCGACAAAAAACTCGAGGCGGTCGCCTTGCACCTGCAAAGCAGTGTGGCCCGGAACGGGTAA